One stretch of Geoalkalibacter ferrihydriticus DSM 17813 DNA includes these proteins:
- a CDS encoding NAD(+) synthase — MNNSFATLGYLRLGVATPALRVADVAFNTGEILRVLDGLREEDVQLAVFPELCLTGYSCADLFYQDLLLKAAAEALPRIAAHAERLGIAVVVGLPVRQAGALFNCAAFLAQGRTLGLVPKTYLPNTNEFYEERWFASSREAFGDEVRLGAATLPFGTDLLFRWAKRPDCIVGIEICEDLWAVCPPSSTQALAGATVLVNPSASPEILGKQDYRRALVQSQSARCLAAYAYASAGPGESSTDLVYAGHSLIAENGQLLAESERFCFDSRWAVTDVDLLRLQQERLRNNAFSAQAPRNSWRMIDFECADAPLTALRRDVAARPFVPSGEQERSARCREIFALQTTALAKRLRHTGSKQVVIGISGGLDSTLALLVAVGTFDKLGLDRQGILALTLPGFGTTTRTRGNAEKLAELLGVSLKTISIDAAVLQHFEDIGHDGETHDITYENAQARERTQILMDVANAAGGLVVGTGDLSELALGWCTYNADHMSMYGVNAGVPKTLVRHLVEWCAQTEFTGAAAEVLHDICATPVSPELLPPDAEGAIRQKTEEHIGPYLLHDFFLFQAVRMQFAPARILFLAEQVFADQFSRAELLGWLKNFYRRFFSQQFKRSCLPDGPKIGSLALSPRGDWRMPSDACAALWVAELELLEKSSD, encoded by the coding sequence ATGAACAACAGCTTCGCTACCCTGGGTTATCTGCGCCTCGGCGTGGCGACGCCGGCTCTGCGCGTCGCCGATGTCGCCTTTAACACCGGAGAGATTTTGCGCGTCCTCGACGGTTTGCGCGAAGAAGATGTGCAGCTTGCGGTGTTTCCCGAATTGTGCCTGACCGGTTATTCCTGCGCTGATCTGTTCTACCAGGATCTGTTGCTGAAGGCTGCCGCCGAAGCCTTGCCGCGGATTGCCGCCCATGCCGAAAGGCTCGGCATCGCGGTGGTGGTCGGCTTGCCGGTTCGTCAGGCAGGCGCCCTGTTCAACTGTGCGGCTTTTCTCGCGCAAGGTCGCACTCTGGGCCTGGTGCCCAAAACCTACCTGCCCAACACCAACGAGTTTTACGAGGAGCGCTGGTTCGCCTCGTCGCGCGAGGCGTTTGGCGATGAGGTGCGGCTGGGTGCGGCAACGCTGCCCTTCGGCACCGACCTGCTGTTCCGCTGGGCCAAACGGCCAGACTGCATTGTTGGTATCGAAATCTGCGAGGATCTTTGGGCGGTCTGTCCACCAAGTTCCACCCAGGCTCTGGCGGGCGCCACCGTGCTGGTCAATCCCTCGGCCAGTCCGGAAATTCTCGGCAAGCAGGACTATCGCCGCGCCCTGGTGCAGTCGCAGTCGGCGCGTTGCCTTGCCGCCTATGCCTATGCTTCGGCCGGCCCCGGCGAGTCGAGTACCGATCTGGTCTATGCCGGACACAGCTTGATTGCGGAAAACGGGCAGCTTCTTGCCGAAAGCGAACGCTTCTGCTTTGATTCCCGCTGGGCGGTGACTGATGTCGATCTGTTGCGCTTGCAGCAGGAACGCCTGCGTAACAACGCGTTTTCCGCGCAGGCGCCCCGCAATTCCTGGCGGATGATTGATTTTGAGTGCGCCGATGCACCCCTGACCGCTCTGCGCCGGGACGTCGCGGCGCGGCCTTTTGTGCCGAGTGGCGAACAGGAACGCAGCGCTCGCTGTCGCGAGATCTTTGCCCTTCAGACCACGGCCCTGGCCAAACGGTTGCGCCATACGGGCAGCAAGCAGGTGGTGATCGGGATCTCCGGTGGGCTTGATTCGACCCTGGCGTTGCTGGTCGCCGTGGGTACCTTCGACAAGCTCGGCCTTGATCGCCAGGGTATTCTGGCTCTGACCCTGCCGGGCTTCGGCACCACCACCCGGACGCGGGGCAATGCCGAAAAACTGGCGGAACTGCTCGGGGTTAGCTTGAAAACTATTTCCATCGATGCTGCGGTGCTTCAGCATTTTGAGGATATCGGCCACGACGGCGAGACCCACGACATCACCTATGAGAACGCTCAGGCGCGTGAGCGCACCCAGATTCTCATGGATGTCGCCAACGCTGCCGGCGGCCTGGTTGTCGGGACCGGGGATCTTTCGGAGCTGGCCTTGGGCTGGTGCACCTACAACGCCGATCATATGTCCATGTACGGCGTCAATGCCGGCGTGCCCAAGACCCTGGTGCGTCATCTGGTGGAATGGTGCGCGCAGACGGAATTCACCGGCGCGGCGGCAGAAGTGCTGCACGATATCTGCGCGACTCCGGTGTCGCCCGAATTGCTGCCGCCCGATGCCGAGGGTGCGATCCGCCAGAAGACCGAAGAGCACATCGGCCCTTATCTGCTGCACGATTTTTTCCTGTTTCAAGCGGTGCGCATGCAGTTTGCGCCGGCGCGTATTCTGTTTCTTGCCGAGCAGGTGTTTGCCGATCAGTTCAGCCGTGCCGAACTTCTGGGCTGGCTGAAGAATTTTTACCGGCGTTTCTTCTCTCAGCAGTTCAAGCGCTCTTGCCTGCCCGATGGACCCAAAATCGGCAGCCTCGCGCTTTCGCCCCGCGGCGACTGGCGCATGCCGAGCGATGCCTGCGCCGCTCTGTGGGTCGCTGAACTTGAGCTTCTGGAAAAATCCTCCGACTGA
- the rsmI gene encoding 16S rRNA (cytidine(1402)-2'-O)-methyltransferase, whose translation MAATLYIVATPIGNLEDMTLRALRVLKEVAVIAAEDTRHSRKLLSHYGIGTPLVACHEHNEEARSAQLLARLQGGESVALISDAGTPAISDPGFLLVRRCRAAGVEVVAVPGPSALTAALSVAGLPCHRFAFEGFLPPKKKAREDFLLTLRDEPRTLVFYEAPHRLQVTLEAVARIFGRQRQVAVARELTKKHEELFTGSAEEAIAHFADGAVRGEIVLLIAPAEKSAADIEDVPTALARLCGEESLPPSELVRRAAKATGVPRSEVYQEYLRWKNNRAE comes from the coding sequence ATGGCCGCTACTCTCTACATTGTCGCCACGCCCATCGGCAATCTCGAAGATATGACCTTGCGCGCCCTGCGGGTGCTCAAAGAGGTTGCGGTGATTGCCGCCGAGGACACCCGCCACAGCCGCAAGCTGCTCAGCCATTACGGTATAGGTACGCCGCTGGTCGCCTGCCATGAGCACAATGAGGAGGCTCGCAGCGCTCAGCTCCTGGCGCGGTTGCAGGGCGGCGAATCCGTGGCTTTGATCAGCGATGCGGGAACCCCGGCCATTTCCGACCCGGGTTTTCTTCTGGTGCGTCGATGTCGCGCGGCCGGGGTGGAGGTCGTGGCGGTGCCCGGGCCTTCTGCCTTGACGGCCGCTCTTTCGGTGGCCGGTCTGCCCTGTCACAGGTTCGCGTTCGAGGGATTTTTGCCGCCGAAGAAAAAGGCGCGCGAGGATTTTTTACTGACCCTCAGGGACGAGCCGCGCACCCTGGTCTTTTATGAGGCTCCACACCGGCTGCAAGTAACACTGGAGGCCGTGGCGCGGATTTTCGGTCGTCAACGCCAGGTGGCGGTGGCCCGCGAATTGACGAAAAAACACGAGGAATTATTCACTGGCAGTGCCGAGGAGGCCATCGCCCATTTTGCCGACGGCGCGGTGCGTGGCGAAATTGTGCTGCTGATCGCCCCGGCGGAGAAATCCGCAGCGGATATTGAGGACGTGCCGACAGCCCTGGCGCGGCTTTGTGGTGAAGAGAGCCTGCCCCCCAGTGAATTGGTCCGCCGCGCGGCCAAGGCGACAGGGGTGCCGCGCAGCGAAGTCTACCAGGAATACCTCAGGTGGAAAAATAACCGGGCAGAGTAA
- a CDS encoding acylphosphatase — translation MKKLCAQLRIEGQVQGVSFRYHTRETARRLNLSGWVKNLPDGAVAAAFEGDEAGVRQMIDWCRQGPAAARVDKVDVSLADSCGQFSSFEIVF, via the coding sequence ATGAAAAAACTTTGCGCACAGCTTCGCATTGAAGGGCAGGTGCAGGGCGTGAGCTTTCGCTACCATACCCGTGAAACGGCGCGGCGCCTCAACCTGTCGGGTTGGGTCAAAAACCTGCCCGACGGGGCGGTGGCCGCAGCGTTTGAAGGCGATGAAGCGGGGGTGCGGCAGATGATCGACTGGTGCCGCCAGGGACCGGCTGCGGCCCGCGTCGATAAGGTTGATGTCTCCTTGGCGGACAGCTGCGGCCAGTTCTCGTCTTTTGAGATTGTTTTTTAG
- the ligA gene encoding NAD-dependent DNA ligase LigA: protein MNRSDAQTRHRQLCRQIEHHNYLYYVLDQPEVSDAEYDRLMRELLDLERDFPDLATPESPTQRVGAQPLDKFEPAPHSLPMLSLENALGEAEWREFDARVRRFLADEAEVEYVCEMKLDGVAVELVYHQGRLISGSTRGDGITGENITENLKTLPTIPLRLRPPYPDVLEVRGEVYIDLADFRALNREREEEGAMVFANPRNAAAGSLRQLDPRITARRPLKIFCYGVGLLKGKNSETDTHFELLEQLRAWGLRVNLEQTQVVRGASEAWTHYQKLLDLREEIPYEIDGVVVKVNSRALQEELGAKSRSPRWAVALKFPPRQAHTRVEDIVLQVGRTGAITPVAQLQPVQVSGVTVSRASLHNWDEIARLDVRIGDQVVVERAGDVIPDVVRVRVDQRTGDERPVPPPHHCPVCASPAVRLEGEVAYRCRNLSCPAQLKETIRHFATRGAMDIEGLGERTIDQLLRLELIRNVADLYALRKEDLLRCERMGDKSAENLLSAIAASRRRPLARFIFALGMRHIGEHVAKVLARRFGTLEALRQAQREDLLAVHEVGPQVADSVLGFFADPHNQAMLNRLRDLGVEPVEEEERQETSLQGQTFVFTGALTRMTRKEAEELVERHGGRASGSVSGKTSFVVSGEEAGSKLDKARRLGVPILSEEGFLEMLDKEAKK from the coding sequence ATGAACCGCAGTGACGCGCAGACCCGCCACCGGCAGTTGTGTCGACAGATCGAGCACCATAACTATTTGTATTACGTCCTCGATCAGCCGGAGGTTTCCGACGCCGAGTACGACCGGCTGATGCGTGAGCTGCTTGATCTGGAACGGGATTTTCCCGACTTGGCGACGCCGGAATCACCCACGCAGCGGGTCGGAGCACAACCGCTCGACAAGTTCGAACCGGCCCCGCACTCTCTACCCATGCTATCCCTGGAGAACGCTTTGGGCGAAGCTGAATGGCGAGAATTCGACGCTCGTGTGCGACGCTTTCTCGCCGACGAGGCCGAGGTTGAATACGTCTGTGAAATGAAGCTCGACGGGGTTGCCGTAGAGCTGGTTTATCACCAAGGGCGGCTGATCTCGGGCAGCACCCGTGGCGACGGCATCACCGGAGAAAACATCACGGAAAACCTCAAGACCCTGCCCACGATTCCTCTGCGCCTGCGCCCGCCCTACCCCGATGTTCTCGAGGTTCGCGGTGAAGTCTACATAGACCTGGCTGATTTCCGCGCCCTCAATCGCGAGCGGGAAGAAGAAGGCGCCATGGTCTTCGCCAACCCGCGCAATGCCGCCGCGGGCAGCTTGCGCCAGCTCGACCCGCGCATCACTGCACGACGCCCCCTGAAAATCTTCTGTTACGGGGTCGGCTTGCTCAAAGGAAAGAACAGCGAGACAGACACGCACTTCGAGCTTCTGGAGCAGTTGCGCGCCTGGGGATTGCGCGTCAACCTTGAACAAACCCAGGTGGTGCGGGGGGCGAGCGAGGCCTGGACGCACTACCAGAAGTTGCTCGACCTGCGCGAGGAGATACCCTATGAGATCGACGGCGTGGTGGTTAAGGTCAATAGCCGCGCTCTGCAGGAAGAACTCGGCGCCAAATCGCGCTCTCCGCGCTGGGCCGTGGCGCTTAAGTTTCCGCCGCGCCAGGCACACACCCGGGTTGAGGATATCGTTCTGCAAGTCGGCCGCACCGGCGCCATCACACCCGTGGCCCAGTTGCAACCGGTGCAGGTCAGCGGCGTCACCGTGTCGCGCGCCAGCCTGCACAACTGGGACGAAATCGCCCGCCTTGATGTACGCATTGGCGACCAGGTTGTGGTGGAACGCGCCGGCGACGTCATCCCCGACGTGGTACGGGTCCGCGTTGACCAACGCACCGGTGATGAGCGCCCGGTGCCGCCGCCGCACCATTGCCCGGTGTGCGCTTCGCCTGCGGTGCGCCTGGAAGGTGAAGTGGCTTACCGTTGCCGCAACCTGAGTTGCCCGGCGCAACTCAAGGAAACGATCCGCCACTTCGCCACGCGCGGCGCCATGGATATCGAAGGACTGGGTGAGCGCACCATCGATCAGTTGCTGCGCCTGGAACTGATCCGCAATGTGGCCGATCTCTACGCGCTGCGCAAGGAGGACCTGCTGCGCTGTGAGCGCATGGGCGACAAGTCGGCCGAAAACCTGCTCTCGGCCATCGCCGCAAGCCGCCGCAGGCCCTTGGCGCGCTTTATCTTCGCCCTGGGGATGCGCCACATCGGAGAGCACGTGGCCAAGGTTCTGGCGCGTCGTTTCGGCACTCTGGAGGCGCTGCGGCAGGCTCAACGCGAGGACCTGCTGGCCGTTCACGAAGTCGGCCCGCAAGTCGCCGACAGCGTCCTGGGCTTTTTTGCCGATCCGCACAACCAGGCGATGCTGAACCGCCTGCGCGATCTTGGGGTCGAGCCTGTCGAGGAGGAGGAAAGGCAGGAAACGAGTCTGCAAGGCCAAACCTTTGTCTTTACCGGCGCCCTGACGCGCATGACACGCAAAGAGGCCGAAGAGCTGGTGGAACGGCACGGGGGACGTGCCTCGGGTTCTGTGAGCGGCAAGACCTCATTCGTGGTGTCCGGCGAAGAAGCCGGCAGCAAACTCGACAAAGCGCGCAGGCTCGGCGTTCCCATTTTGAGCGAGGAAGGGTTTCTGGAAATGCTCGACAAGGAGGCGAAGAAATGA
- a CDS encoding HlyC/CorC family transporter — translation MFEDIWLRLALLGVLFVLSAFFSGSETALMALDKLRVKYLVKKKKKHAERLERMLDQPDRLLGAILVGNNLVNIAASVFATGLFVHLYGERGELLTILVLTPILLIFAEICPKTYSARNPERVSFWVLRPILAVMWLLAPVIWVVTRVSRLLTQWMQGDDKPSPILSEDEIRNIISVGEEAGVLPKENRRMLHGIFDLSAIRARDIMIPRTEVVAIEANTSFDEALLLAQEARHSRFPVYEGSLDQVVGIIHSKDILRFVGCTDEFSLRESCRPPYFVPESKRVGTLLQAFRKKRVHLAIVVDEHGGMEGIVTLEDIVEEIVGEIQDEYDAEEVEIRELGPRRYLVDGSASLRILNRRFHLQLSEEHANTLAGFLMHKLGVIPEKGAVWESDGLVFTVRRVVERRIEEIEMVLPEEEPHT, via the coding sequence ATGTTTGAAGATATTTGGCTGCGCCTTGCCCTGCTTGGTGTGTTGTTCGTTCTTTCAGCGTTTTTTTCCGGCTCGGAAACCGCCTTGATGGCGTTGGACAAGCTGCGCGTCAAGTACCTGGTCAAGAAAAAAAAGAAGCATGCCGAACGCCTGGAGCGCATGCTCGACCAACCGGATCGCCTGCTGGGCGCGATCCTGGTCGGCAACAATCTGGTCAATATCGCCGCGTCGGTGTTTGCCACCGGTCTATTCGTGCATCTCTACGGTGAGCGCGGAGAACTGCTCACCATCCTGGTCCTGACCCCGATACTGCTCATCTTCGCTGAAATCTGCCCCAAAACCTATTCGGCCAGAAATCCCGAAAGAGTTTCCTTCTGGGTGTTACGGCCGATTCTTGCAGTCATGTGGTTGCTCGCTCCGGTGATCTGGGTGGTGACCCGCGTTTCGCGTTTGCTGACCCAGTGGATGCAGGGCGACGACAAGCCCTCGCCGATTCTCTCCGAAGACGAAATCCGCAACATTATTTCGGTGGGCGAAGAGGCCGGAGTGCTGCCCAAGGAAAATCGGCGCATGCTCCACGGCATTTTTGATCTGTCCGCCATTCGTGCGCGCGATATCATGATTCCGCGTACCGAGGTGGTGGCCATCGAGGCCAACACTTCGTTTGACGAGGCGCTGTTGCTGGCTCAAGAAGCGCGGCATTCGCGCTTTCCGGTGTATGAGGGCAGTCTCGATCAGGTGGTCGGCATCATCCATTCCAAGGATATTCTGCGTTTCGTCGGCTGCACCGATGAATTCTCGCTGCGCGAGAGCTGTCGCCCCCCCTATTTCGTGCCGGAATCCAAGCGTGTCGGTACGCTGTTGCAGGCTTTTCGTAAAAAACGCGTGCACTTGGCCATCGTCGTTGACGAACATGGCGGCATGGAAGGAATTGTGACCCTGGAAGATATCGTTGAGGAGATCGTCGGCGAAATTCAGGATGAATATGATGCCGAAGAGGTGGAAATCCGCGAGCTTGGGCCGCGCCGCTATCTGGTCGATGGAAGTGCTTCCCTGCGTATTCTCAACCGTCGCTTTCACTTGCAGCTTTCTGAAGAGCACGCCAACACCCTGGCCGGTTTTCTCATGCATAAATTGGGGGTCATCCCCGAGAAGGGCGCGGTCTGGGAATCCGACGGCCTCGTTTTTACCGTGCGGCGCGTGGTCGAGCGACGCATTGAGGAGATCGAGATGGTTCTTCCGGAAGAAGAGCCACATACTTAA
- the mraZ gene encoding division/cell wall cluster transcriptional repressor MraZ yields the protein MSFTGEFHNSIDAKGRISIPARFREALRQLGDESLTLTKNMDGGLSAYPSAHWQDIEKGIAAIPAGPRRTALNRLVLNPAESCSFDKQGRIQLSQALRAHAGLEQDVVVVGGFEKIDIFSQARYAEVNRESQELLRADPQFVADLGL from the coding sequence TTGAGTTTTACGGGGGAATTTCACAACAGCATCGACGCCAAGGGGCGCATCAGCATTCCGGCAAGGTTTCGGGAAGCTCTGCGTCAACTCGGCGACGAAAGCCTCACCCTGACCAAGAATATGGATGGAGGCCTTTCCGCTTACCCGAGCGCGCACTGGCAGGATATCGAAAAAGGCATTGCTGCAATCCCCGCCGGTCCTCGCCGCACCGCCCTCAACCGCTTGGTTCTCAATCCGGCGGAAAGCTGCTCCTTTGATAAGCAGGGCCGCATACAGCTTTCTCAGGCGCTGCGCGCTCATGCCGGCCTGGAGCAGGATGTGGTGGTGGTCGGCGGTTTCGAAAAAATCGACATTTTCAGCCAGGCGCGTTACGCCGAAGTCAATCGCGAGTCTCAAGAACTGCTGCGCGCCGATCCGCAATTCGTCGCCGACTTGGGGCTCTAG
- the rsmH gene encoding 16S rRNA (cytosine(1402)-N(4))-methyltransferase RsmH, producing the protein MSGVAPGHVPVMSAEVLAHLQPASGETYLDGTLGGAGHARLILEASAPDGRVVGLDRDPEALQRARQSLARFGSRVRLFHRNFAEMAGVARDLGVAGFDGILLDLGVSSYQLDEAQRGFSFRSDAPLDMRMDPTIGMTAAEVLGSMEDHELARIFRDFGEERFARRIARKIVEIRQSAPILTTQQLADLVRDTVPGGKVPSRIHPATRVFQALRIFVNDELRHIEAGLDQAVDLLLPGGRLVVISFHSLEDRIVKHFFRQEARGCICPPRLPGCVCNHQPRVELLTRKGVRPAADEVEENSRARSAVLRAARRLALP; encoded by the coding sequence ATGTCTGGGGTCGCGCCGGGACATGTGCCGGTCATGTCTGCCGAGGTGCTGGCGCATTTGCAGCCCGCTTCCGGAGAGACCTATCTCGACGGCACTCTGGGAGGTGCCGGGCATGCCCGATTGATTCTCGAGGCTTCAGCTCCCGATGGCCGCGTGGTCGGGCTTGACCGTGACCCTGAGGCCCTGCAGCGGGCCCGGCAGAGCTTGGCGCGGTTCGGTTCGCGGGTCAGGCTCTTTCATCGCAATTTTGCCGAGATGGCGGGCGTCGCGCGGGATCTGGGAGTGGCCGGGTTTGACGGCATCCTTCTCGACCTGGGTGTTTCATCTTATCAGCTCGATGAAGCGCAACGGGGTTTTTCCTTTCGCAGCGATGCTCCTCTGGATATGCGCATGGACCCGACCATCGGCATGACCGCCGCCGAGGTTCTTGGTTCCATGGAAGACCATGAGCTGGCGCGGATTTTTCGCGACTTCGGAGAAGAGCGCTTCGCTCGGCGCATAGCTCGCAAAATCGTCGAGATCCGGCAATCCGCTCCCATCCTCACCACTCAGCAGCTGGCCGATCTGGTGCGTGATACGGTGCCGGGCGGCAAGGTGCCGAGCAGGATTCATCCGGCGACACGGGTATTTCAGGCGCTCAGAATTTTTGTCAACGACGAGTTGCGGCATATCGAGGCGGGGTTGGACCAGGCCGTTGATCTGCTGTTGCCGGGAGGGCGGCTGGTGGTTATCAGTTTTCATTCCCTCGAGGATCGTATCGTCAAGCATTTCTTTCGTCAGGAAGCGCGCGGCTGCATTTGCCCGCCGCGCCTTCCTGGCTGTGTCTGTAATCACCAGCCGCGCGTCGAACTGCTGACCCGCAAGGGGGTGCGCCCCGCGGCGGATGAAGTCGAGGAAAACTCCAGGGCGCGCAGTGCCGTACTGCGGGCGGCTCGCCGCCTGGCGCTGCCCTGA
- the ftsL gene encoding cell division protein FtsL, with product MAHSVANRFPIFSRLSLGRPRLFPVLFFLGVVLAVSLLFVWSRIEVFQLKYEISSLETALREGRQENSQLRLEAASLRSPSRIENIARTRLGLREPSLEQIINVR from the coding sequence ATGGCCCATTCCGTTGCCAACCGATTTCCCATCTTTTCACGCCTCAGCCTGGGGCGGCCGCGGCTGTTTCCGGTACTGTTTTTCCTCGGCGTGGTGCTGGCTGTGTCCCTTCTTTTCGTCTGGTCGCGTATTGAAGTTTTTCAGCTCAAATACGAGATCTCTTCCCTGGAAACCGCCCTTCGCGAAGGACGGCAAGAAAACAGCCAGTTGCGGCTGGAGGCGGCAAGTCTGCGCAGCCCCTCGCGAATCGAAAACATTGCCCGCACACGACTGGGGCTGCGGGAGCCGTCGCTCGAACAGATCATCAATGTACGCTGA
- a CDS encoding penicillin-binding protein, with translation MAARPTQNSSDKADRWFRVRLRLVGIVFAAAFALVVGRAYYLQVVSGEMWQKRAEQQFQRAIPLAPQRGNIYDRNGAEMAVSLENDSIYAEPPRLRDPGAAARKLAQALNLPVADVQEKLTGKRGFVWIKRRVTPAESDRVRALGLAGIGFIKEHKRYYPNSEIGAQVIGFTGLDPQGLEGVELSYDAELLGAGGYLLMEQDALGRRMTAGNDIVRDGELSHSLYLTIDRNLQYVVEKELAAQVRAMRARSGTVVVLEPDSGRILAMAGQPDFNPNVFWRHKPDHWRNRAICDSFEPGSTFKIFLMAAALEQGVVKPGQSFYCENGRYRIGGRTIHDHRPYKNLTVAEILQVSSNIGTAKIAKALERERFHQFIEGFGFGARTGIDLRGEVTGMVRSPAQWFEIDLAAISFGQGISVTPLQLATATAAIANGGRLMRPYLVERIIDGQGQVVREQTPTVVRRVVSRETAALVRDMMVAVTESGGTGTLAAVPGFRVAGKTGTAQKVDPVAGGYSADKRIASFIGFVPAEDPRLVMVVVLDEPEEQTYGGLVAAPVFSRIAGQALRQLGVSPTLPRGADPLPPVIEARNLAPLAPLVDAEPNTEGPGRMPDLSGMSYRQVLQVMERTGLNIRLEGSGKVVEQVPRSGETIRYDSEVRVRLAAST, from the coding sequence GTGGCCGCGCGACCGACACAAAATTCTTCCGATAAGGCCGACCGCTGGTTCCGTGTGCGGTTGCGCCTGGTCGGCATTGTCTTTGCGGCGGCCTTTGCCCTGGTCGTGGGGCGCGCTTACTATCTCCAGGTCGTCAGCGGTGAAATGTGGCAAAAGCGCGCGGAGCAGCAATTTCAACGGGCCATTCCCCTGGCGCCGCAGCGCGGCAACATCTATGACCGCAACGGCGCAGAAATGGCCGTCAGCCTGGAAAATGACTCCATTTATGCCGAGCCTCCGCGGTTGCGTGACCCGGGGGCCGCGGCGCGAAAACTGGCGCAGGCGCTCAATTTGCCTGTGGCGGATGTGCAGGAAAAACTGACCGGCAAGCGCGGCTTCGTGTGGATCAAGCGTCGCGTGACGCCTGCCGAGAGTGATCGGGTGAGAGCTTTGGGCCTGGCCGGCATCGGTTTTATCAAGGAGCATAAGCGCTACTATCCCAATTCGGAAATCGGCGCCCAGGTGATCGGCTTCACCGGTCTCGACCCCCAGGGTCTCGAAGGAGTGGAGCTGTCCTATGATGCTGAATTGCTGGGCGCTGGTGGTTATCTGTTGATGGAGCAGGATGCCTTGGGTCGTCGCATGACCGCGGGCAACGATATCGTGCGCGACGGGGAGCTCAGTCACAGCCTGTATTTGACCATTGATCGCAATCTTCAATATGTGGTGGAAAAAGAATTGGCCGCCCAGGTGCGCGCCATGCGTGCGCGCTCGGGGACCGTGGTGGTTTTGGAGCCGGACTCGGGACGTATTCTGGCCATGGCAGGTCAGCCGGATTTCAATCCCAATGTTTTCTGGCGGCACAAGCCCGATCACTGGCGCAATCGTGCGATCTGCGACAGTTTCGAACCTGGGTCGACTTTCAAGATATTTCTCATGGCTGCGGCTCTCGAGCAGGGCGTGGTCAAGCCCGGTCAATCCTTTTATTGCGAAAATGGCCGTTATCGAATCGGAGGGCGGACCATTCATGACCATCGGCCCTACAAGAATCTTACGGTCGCCGAAATTCTCCAGGTCAGTTCCAATATCGGCACCGCAAAAATCGCCAAGGCGCTGGAGCGGGAACGCTTTCATCAATTTATCGAAGGCTTTGGTTTCGGTGCGCGTACCGGTATTGATCTGCGCGGTGAAGTGACGGGAATGGTGCGCAGTCCGGCGCAATGGTTCGAAATCGATCTTGCCGCCATTTCTTTTGGGCAGGGCATCAGTGTCACTCCTCTGCAGTTGGCGACGGCGACGGCCGCCATCGCCAACGGCGGTCGACTCATGCGTCCCTATCTGGTGGAGCGGATTATCGATGGTCAGGGTCAGGTGGTGCGCGAACAGACGCCGACTGTGGTGCGTCGCGTCGTCTCGCGGGAAACCGCCGCCCTGGTGCGCGATATGATGGTTGCGGTTACCGAATCGGGGGGCACCGGTACCCTGGCGGCGGTGCCGGGTTTCCGGGTGGCCGGCAAAACGGGGACCGCGCAAAAGGTTGATCCGGTGGCCGGAGGCTATTCAGCGGACAAGCGAATTGCGTCCTTCATCGGTTTTGTCCCCGCGGAAGATCCGCGCCTGGTCATGGTGGTCGTGCTCGATGAGCCTGAGGAGCAGACGTATGGCGGTTTGGTCGCGGCACCGGTTTTTTCACGAATCGCCGGGCAGGCGCTGCGCCAGTTGGGTGTGTCGCCGACGCTGCCCAGAGGAGCGGATCCCTTGCCTCCGGTGATCGAGGCGCGAAACCTGGCGCCCCTGGCTCCGCTCGTTGACGCCGAACCGAACACTGAGGGTCCGGGGCGTATGCCGGATCTCTCGGGTATGAGCTATCGACAGGTGCTCCAGGTCATGGAGCGCACGGGGCTCAACATTCGCCTGGAAGGATCGGGCAAAGTGGTTGAACAGGTTCCCCGTTCCGGGGAAACCATTCGTTATGATTCCGAGGTGCGGGTGCGCTTGGCGGCCTCCACCTGA